One genomic segment of Pagrus major chromosome 13, Pma_NU_1.0 includes these proteins:
- the LOC141007269 gene encoding uncharacterized protein, producing the protein MYGDAMWWRLEDMAVWLQALLLFFCALDCVRSSAPSPLVQRNKYNNSFRLTRSTRTRVQQLQKKYTEQQLGNKHFEDRSHQLRDLPSLSTDFYSWLTLTDWDRLHAAFWDMQAYWNMLERKRKQLEREQMVGQALRNTLPQSIKHIQLDLRDLMSQVSNQMSNMRSSWMKPTSPTAQAPLSPENRAQTLWDSRVEGYVILRDLDLYLIKLARDFLLLASKTHMTQH; encoded by the exons ATGTATGGGGATGCCATGTGGTGGAGATTGGAGGAT atgGCTGTTTGGTTGCaggctctcctcctcttcttctgtgcaCTGGACTGTGTCAGGTCCTCTGCTCCTTCACCACTCGTCCAGAGGAATAAATACAACAACTCCTTTCGTCTCACGAGGTCCACTCGAACCCGTgtccagcagctgcagaagaAATAT ACGGAGCAGCAGTTGGGAAACAAGCACTTTGAGGACAGAAGCCATCAGTTGAGGGATCTGCCGTCCCTTTCTACAGATTTCTACAGCTGGTTGACGCTGACT GACTGGGACCGGCTGCATGCTGCTTTCTGGGACATGCAGGCCTACTGGAATATGCTGGAACGGAAGAGAaaacagctggagagagagcAGATGGTGGGGCAGGCGCTCCGCAACACTTTACCTCAGAGCATCAAGCACATTCAGCTGGACCTGAGGGACCTGATGAGCCAAGTCAGCAATCAG ATGAGTAACATGCGGAGCTCTTGGATGAAGCCAACCTCTCCTACGGCACAGGCACCCTTGAGCCCAGAAAACAGAGCTCAAACATTATGGGACAGTCGCGTGGAAGGTTACGTCATTCTGAGGGATCTAGACCTTTACCTCATTAAGCTGGCAAGAGACTTCCTCCTACTGGCTTCAAAAACGCACATGACTCAGCACTGA